From Thermus islandicus DSM 21543, one genomic window encodes:
- a CDS encoding type I restriction-modification system subunit M, which produces MTETSATLGFEAKLWEAANALRGSMDAAEYKHVVLGLIFLKYISDAFEEHRAKLDAERHLGADPEDPDEYRAEGIFWVPAEARWSYLQKNARQPTIGQLVDEAMATVERDNPSLKGVLPKDYARPGLDKQRLGQLIDLISNIDLRGGENHARDILGRVYEYFLSQFATAEGKKGGEFYTPRCIVKLLVEMLRPYKGRVYDPCCGSSGMFVQSEEFIRAHGGRIGDISIYGQELNYTTWRLARMNLAIRGIDGRIEQGDSFLNDRFPDLKADYILANPPFNMKRWGGEHLREDKRWKFGVPPVNNANFAWVQHIIHHLAPTGLAGFVLANGSMSSGQSGEGEIRKNIIEADLVDCMVALPDKLFYSTQIPACLWFLARDKKNGRFRDRRGQVLFIDARKMGQMVDRTHRELTDEHIRKIADTYHAWRGDKDASEYRDVPGFCKSATLEEIRRHGYVLTPGRYVGAPPQEEDDEPFEEKMRRLVAELREQQAEAVKLDAAIARNLKELGYDV; this is translated from the coding sequence TTGACGGAGACCTCTGCAACGCTAGGGTTTGAAGCAAAGCTCTGGGAGGCCGCCAATGCTCTACGCGGCTCCATGGACGCCGCCGAGTACAAACACGTCGTGCTCGGGCTGATTTTTCTCAAGTATATCTCGGATGCCTTCGAGGAGCACCGGGCGAAACTGGATGCCGAGCGCCACCTGGGCGCCGACCCCGAGGACCCTGACGAGTACCGGGCGGAGGGGATCTTTTGGGTGCCGGCCGAGGCCCGCTGGTCTTACCTGCAAAAGAACGCCCGCCAGCCCACCATCGGCCAGCTCGTGGACGAAGCCATGGCTACCGTGGAGCGGGATAACCCCTCCCTCAAGGGGGTGCTCCCCAAGGACTACGCCCGCCCTGGGCTGGACAAGCAGCGCCTGGGACAACTGATCGATCTCATCTCCAACATTGATCTGCGTGGTGGCGAAAACCACGCCCGCGACATCCTTGGGCGGGTCTACGAGTACTTCCTCTCGCAGTTCGCCACCGCCGAGGGCAAGAAGGGCGGCGAGTTCTACACCCCTCGCTGCATCGTCAAGCTCCTCGTGGAGATGTTGCGCCCCTACAAGGGCCGGGTCTACGATCCGTGCTGCGGATCCTCGGGGATGTTCGTGCAGTCCGAGGAGTTCATCCGCGCCCACGGTGGGCGGATCGGCGACATCAGCATCTACGGCCAGGAGCTCAACTACACCACCTGGAGGCTGGCCAGGATGAACCTCGCCATCCGCGGGATCGACGGGCGGATCGAGCAGGGTGACTCGTTCCTAAACGACCGTTTCCCCGACCTTAAGGCTGACTACATCCTGGCCAATCCGCCTTTCAACATGAAGCGCTGGGGCGGGGAGCACCTGCGGGAGGACAAGCGCTGGAAGTTCGGTGTCCCTCCGGTGAACAATGCTAACTTCGCCTGGGTCCAGCACATCATCCACCACCTGGCGCCCACGGGCCTCGCCGGCTTCGTACTCGCCAACGGCTCCATGTCCTCGGGTCAGTCGGGCGAGGGCGAGATCCGCAAGAACATCATCGAGGCCGACCTGGTGGACTGCATGGTGGCCCTCCCGGACAAGCTCTTTTACTCCACCCAGATCCCCGCCTGCCTGTGGTTCCTCGCACGCGACAAGAAGAACGGGCGTTTCCGCGACCGCCGCGGCCAGGTCCTCTTCATCGACGCGCGCAAGATGGGGCAGATGGTGGATCGCACCCACCGCGAGCTCACCGACGAGCACATTCGCAAGATCGCCGACACCTACCACGCCTGGCGCGGGGACAAGGACGCGAGCGAATACCGGGACGTGCCCGGCTTCTGCAAGAGTGCTACGCTGGAGGAGATCCGCCGGCACGGCTACGTGCTCACGCCCGGCCGCTACGTCGGCGCACCGCCGCAAGAGGAAGACGACGAACCCTTTGAAGAAAAGATGCGGCGGCTGGTGGCTGAGCTGCGCGAGCAGCAGGCTGAGGCCGTGAAGCTCGACGCGGCTATTGCCCGGAACCTGAAGGAGCTGGGCTATGACGTTTGA
- a CDS encoding HepT-like ribonuclease domain-containing protein, whose product MRDPKERLRHILDAIAAIERYLSRGRAAFEQDELLQGWFVRHLQIIGEAARALPEDVRAMAPEIEWAKIIGMRNVLVHGYFDIDLDIVWEAASRDAPALKPSIERLLKRLEELGYGG is encoded by the coding sequence ATGAGAGACCCGAAAGAACGGCTACGGCATATCCTGGATGCTATCGCCGCCATTGAGCGCTATTTGAGCAGGGGGCGAGCCGCTTTTGAGCAAGACGAACTCTTGCAGGGTTGGTTCGTCCGCCATTTGCAGATCATCGGGGAGGCGGCCAGGGCACTACCTGAAGACGTGCGGGCCATGGCGCCGGAGATCGAATGGGCAAAGATTATCGGGATGCGGAATGTTCTGGTTCACGGCTACTTCGACATTGACCTCGACATCGTATGGGAGGCGGCCAGCCGTGACGCCCCAGCCCTCAAGCCTTCCATCGAGAGATTGCTGAAGCGGTTGGAGGAGTTGGGCTATGGCGGGTGA
- a CDS encoding nucleotidyltransferase family protein — protein MTFEELLKAKREEILRICAKYGARNVRVFGSAVRGEADEESDIDFLVEMEAGRSLFDLGGLQYELEQLLGRPVDVVTERGLKARIRERVLKETVPL, from the coding sequence ATGACGTTTGAGGAGTTGCTGAAGGCAAAGCGCGAGGAAATCCTGCGCATCTGCGCCAAATATGGCGCCCGCAACGTCCGCGTCTTCGGCTCTGCTGTCCGCGGCGAAGCGGATGAGGAGAGCGACATCGATTTTCTGGTGGAGATGGAAGCGGGGCGGAGCCTATTCGACTTGGGCGGGCTTCAGTACGAACTGGAGCAACTGCTGGGCCGCCCGGTAGACGTGGTGACGGAGCGTGGCCTCAAGGCGCGGATTCGTGAGCGCGTGCTCAAGGAGACGGTACCGCTATGA
- a CDS encoding DUF4143 domain-containing protein, whose protein sequence is PALALYLTGGKPSGAHLETLVLLDLLAFRDAQVEPPGLYYWRTASGQEVDFVLEAGERLLPVEVKATPRPTPKDAQGLLAFLAEYPEAPGGLLLHGGEGVFPLVGRVVAAPWWRVV, encoded by the coding sequence CCCCGCCCTGGCCCTCTACCTGACCGGGGGAAAGCCTTCGGGGGCCCACCTCGAGACCCTGGTGCTCCTGGACCTGCTGGCCTTCCGGGACGCCCAGGTGGAGCCCCCCGGCCTCTACTACTGGCGCACCGCCTCCGGCCAAGAGGTGGACTTTGTCCTGGAGGCGGGGGAGAGGCTTTTGCCGGTGGAGGTGAAGGCCACACCCAGGCCCACCCCCAAGGACGCCCAAGGGCTCCTGGCCTTTCTGGCGGAGTACCCCGAGGCCCCTGGGGGGCTCCTCCTCCATGGGGGAGAAGGCGTTTTCCCCTTAGTGGGCCGGGTGGTGGCCGCTCCCTGGTGGAGGGTGGTCTGA